The following proteins are encoded in a genomic region of Brachypodium distachyon strain Bd21 chromosome 1, Brachypodium_distachyon_v3.0, whole genome shotgun sequence:
- the LOC100826597 gene encoding GDSL esterase/lipase At5g55050: MGGNGVVPCRSVPMVAFMAALFLLATAAASASVPALYVFGDSLADVGNNNHLLTLLKADFSHNGMDYPGGKATGRFSNGKNSADFLAENLGLATSPPYLAISSSSNANYANGVNFASGGSGVSNSTNKDQCITFDKQIEYYSGVYASLARSLGQDQAMSHLAKSIFAITIGSNDIIHYAKANTATARAQNPSQQFVDTLIRSLTGQLQSLYNLGARKVLFLGTGPVGCCPSLRELSSSKDCSALANTMSVQYNKGAEAVLSGMSTRHPDLHYALFDSTAALLRYINQPAAYGFAEAKAACCGLGDMNAKIACTPLSNYCANRSDHVFWDFYHPTEATAQKLTSTAFDGSAPFIFPINIKQLSEI; encoded by the exons ATGGGTGGCAATGGTGTAGTACCTTGTCGCTCCGTGCCTATGGTGGCCTTCATGGCTGCTTTGTTCCTCttggcaacggcggcggcctcggcgtcCGTGCCGGCGTTGTACGTGTTCGGTGACTCGCTCGCCGACGTCGGGAACAACAACCACCTGCTGACGCTGCTCAAGGCGGACTTCTCCCACAACGGCATGGACTACCCAGGGGGCAAGGCCACCGGCCGCTTCAGCAATGGCAAGAACTCCGCAGACTTCCTCG cCGAGAACCTCGGACTGGCGACGTCCCCACCGTACCTCGCCATATCCTCAAGCAGCAACGCCAACTACGCGAACGGCGTCAACTTCGCTTCCGGTGGGTCGGGAGTCTCCAACTCCACAAACAAg GATCAGTGCATCACGTTCGACAAGCAGATCGAGTACTACTCCGGCGTGTACGCGTCGCTAGCACGGAGCCTGGGCCAGGACCAGGCCATGAGCCACCTGGCTAAGTCCATCTTCGCCATCACCATCGGCAGCAACGACATCATCCACTACGCCAAGGCCAACACCGCTACCGCCAGGGCCCAGAACCCCTCTCAGCAGTTCGTGGACACGCTCATCCGGTCCCTCACGGGCCAACTGCAG AGTCTGTACAATCTTGGGGCTCGCAAGGTTCTGTTTCTTGGGACTGGGCCGGTGGGGTGCTGCCCGTCTCTGCGGGAACTGAGCTCCAGCAAGGACTGCAGCGCCCTGGCGAACACCATGTCGGTGCAGTACAACAAGGGGGCTGAGGCCGTGCTGAGTGGCATGAGCACGCGGCACCCGGACCTGCATTACGCGCTCTTCGACTCCACCGCCGCGCTGCTCCGATACATCAACCAACCTGCCGCATACG GTTTTGCTGAGGCGAAAGCGGCGTGCTGTGGTTTGGGAGACATGAACGCAAAGATCGCCTGCACCCCGCTCAGCAACTACTGTGCCAACCGGTCAGACCACGTCTTCTGGGACTTCTACCACCCGACGGAGGCCACCGCGCAGAAGCTCACCAGCACGGCGTTCGACGGATCCGCTCCATTCATCTTCCCTATCAACATAAAACAGCTCAGCGAGATATAG
- the LOC100822930 gene encoding probable membrane metalloprotease ARASP2, chloroplastic, translating to MITTAHISNPPSPCRPFHSHSPSSAAPLPLIRRHRHSKPFSTAAASPSDLLASVESVASAASVLASIVLVHESGHFVAATSRGIHVSQFSVGFGPALARFRLGPVEYALRAIPLGGYVGFPDDDPDSGFAPDDPDLLRNRPVPDRLLVVSAGVIANLIFAFLIVYTQALTVGVPVQALLTGVLVPDVISGSAAARAGLLPGDVILAVPGAAPDPSVPALVDLIKASPNKKVLVTVSRTGPGASDRQSLDLTIVPDTSADGTGRIGVQLSPNFRVTRVHPRNLSEATVLAVREYTALGGTVLEGLKQTFLNFSQTAEKVSGPVAIIAVGAEVARSSADGLFQFAAVINLNLAAINLLPLPALDGGTLALILLEAARGGQKIPREIEQRIMSSGILLVLMVGIFLIVRDTLNLDFIKENL from the coding sequence ATGATTaccaccgcccacatctccaATCCCCCGTCCCCGTGCCGCCCCTTCCACTCCCACTCCCCCTCATCCGCCGCACCACTCCCACTcatccgccgccaccgccactcCAAGCccttctccaccgccgccgcttccccgTCGGACCTCCTCGCGAGCGTAGAGTCCGTCGCGTCCGCTGCCTCCGTCCTTGCTTCCATCGTGCTGGTCCACGAATCCGGCCActtcgtcgccgccacctcccgcGGGATCCACGTCTCGCAGTTCTCCGTCGGCTTCGGCCCGGCCCTCGCCCGCTTCCGCCTTGGCCCCGTCGAGTACGCGCTCCGGGCCATCCCGCTCGGGGGCTACGTCGGCTTCCCCGACGACGACCCGGACTCCGGCTTCGCGCCCGACGACCCCGACCTCCTCCGGAACCGCCCCGTCCCCGaccgcctcctcgtcgtctccgccggcgtcatcgccAACCTCATCTTCGCCTTCCTCATCGTCTACACCCAGGCTCTCACCGTCGGCGTCCCTGTCCAGGCGCTGCTCACCGGCGTCCTCGTCCCCGATGTAATTTCCGgctccgcggccgcccgcGCAGGCCTGCTCCCCGGGGATGTCATCCTCGCGGTCCCCGGCGCCGCGCCAGACCCGTCCGTGCCCGCCCTCGTCGACCTCATCAAAGCCAGTCCAAATAAGAAGGTCCTCGTTACCGTCTCAAGAACCGGGCCTGGGGCATCAGACAGGCAGTCGCTTGACCTCACCATCGTGCCGGACACGAGCGCCGATGGGACTGGACGCATTGGCGTGCAGCTCTCCCCAAACTTCCGGGTCACGCGCGTCCACCCGAGGAACCTGTCCGAGGCCACTGTCCTCGCCGTGCGCGAGTACACGGCGTTGGGCGGGACGGTCCTCGAAGGGCTCAAGCAGACGTTTCTCAACTTCTCGCAGACGGCGGAGAAGGTCTCAGGTCCTGTTGCCATAATCGCTGTCGGGGCGGAGGTGGCCAGATCAAGTGCGGACGGCTTGTTTCAGTTCGCGGCGGTAATTAACCTCAACCTTGCAGCAATAAACTTGTTGCCGTTGCCAGCTTTAGATGGCGGGACATTGGCGTTGATCCTTCTGGAGGCGGCCCGTGGTGGGCAGAAGATACCCCGTGAAATTGAGCAGAGAATCATGTCATCGGGGATATTGTTGGTACTCATGGTTGGCATTTTCCTTATTGTTCGCGATACACTCAATCTCGACTTCATCAAGGAGAATTTGTGA
- the LOC100826911 gene encoding transcription factor MYB33: MPMDQGKSSDMVAAPASPEEENAAATGDSSDEEAPQNQMDNEQAPAAALKKGPWTAAEDTMLMNHVLQHGEGNWNAVQRMSGLLRCGKSCRLRWTNHLRPNLKKGSFSPQEELLIAQLHAQLGNKWARMASHLPGRTDNEIKNYWNTRCKRRQRAGLPVYPPEVQLQLATAAKRCRYDDFSGPLSSSSPQESGSSGNVLSLGLGAPDAAAGSYTSARPAALDLAMGTRPVQFLNAPTMPFSAPSTPWSTTPPFQRNARYLKLSSAPVSPTGAPPVHPVTPELSLGGLPGTARFPPLSPVPGAARVELPSSQLRPAMQQPTPAPGGQQAASATAGVPQYQQNGTSYEEILQGLNDAIKPPENGSSVDANGQQQEEADGVSGGNNGSVDALKHDLDTLFGFAVMTPATPFPTAEPDALDVVAANNSGWISQHSSDEQDNSIIDQDWGLDGTFQWNSMSRIC, from the exons ATGCCTATGGATCAAGGTAAGTCGTCCGACATGGTCGCGGCGCCGGcatcgccggaggaggagaacgcGGCGGCAACTGGGGACAGCAGCGATGAAGAGGCGCCGCAGAATCAGATGGACAACGAGCAGGCCCCGGCGGCAGCGCTGAAGAAAGGGccgtggacggcggcggaggacacCATGCTGATGAACCACGTGCTGCAGCACGGCGAGGGCAACTGGAACGCCGTGCAGCGCATGAGCGGGCTGCTGCGCTGCGGCAAGAGCTGCCGCCTGCGCTGGACGAACCACCTCCGCCCCAACCTCAAGAAGGGCTCCTTCTCTCCCCAGGAGGAGCTCCTCATCGCCCAGCTCCACGCCCAGCTCGGCAACAAGTGGGCGCGCATGGCCTCCCAT CTGCCGGGAAGGACCGACAACGAGATCAAGAACTACTGGAACACCAGGTGCAAGCGGAGGCAGCGTGCCGGGCTGCCGGTGTACCCTCCGGAGGTGCAGCTCCAGcttgccaccgccgccaagcgCTGCCGCTACGACGACTTCTCCGGCccgctgtcgtcgtcgtccccaCAGGAATCGGGCAGCAGCGGCAATGTCCTGTCCCTGGGTCTGGGCGCCCCCGATGCAGCAGCAGGGTCGTACACCAGCGCTCGCCCGGCGGCGCTCGACCTGGCCATGGGGACCAGGCCCGTGCAGTTCCTTAATGCCCCGACGATGCCGTTCTCGGCGCCGTCCACCCCATGGTCTACAACGCCGCCGTTCCAGCGGAACGCACGCTACCTCAAGCTGTCGTCGGCGCCCGTCTCGCCGACCGGGGCGCCGCCGGTGCACCCGGTCACCCCGGAGCTGTCGTTGGGCGGCTTGCCCGGCACCGCTCGATTCCCTCCTCTCTCGCCGGTCCCGGGCGCGGCGAGAGTGGAGCTCCCTTCAAGCCAATTGCGCCCAGCGATGCAGCAGCCGACCCCTGCCCCAGGCGGCCAACAAGCTGCCAGTGCCACCGCTGGGGTTCCGCAGTATCAGCAGAACGGGACGAGCTACGAGGAGATACTGCAGGGGCTGAATGACGCCATCAAGCCGCCGGAGAATGGAAGCTCCGTCGACGCCAACggccagcagcaggaggaggccgacggtGTCAGTG GCGGCAACAATGGATCGGTGGACGCGCTGAAACATGACTTGGACACACTGTTCGGCTTCGCCGTGATGACACCGGCGACGCCGTTCCCCACGGCGGAGCCAGACGCGCTGGACGTCGTTGCAGCTAACAACTCCGGCTGGATCTCGCAGCACAGCAGTGACGAGCAGGACAACTCCATCATCGACCAGGACTGGGGCCTCGACGGCACTTTCCAGTGGAACAGCATGTCCCGCATCTGCTGA